In uncultured Draconibacterium sp., a genomic segment contains:
- a CDS encoding GxxExxY protein, with product MEISENQISYDIRGAIFEVYNALGPGLLESVYESALVYELREMGYNVNSQVDLPINYKGNKLEKGYRIDILVEDKVIIEIKSVETMKKLYFKQTNSYLKLANKRLGILVNFNTENISNSIQRVANNL from the coding sequence ATGGAGATTAGTGAAAATCAAATATCTTATGACATCAGAGGGGCAATATTTGAGGTTTATAATGCGCTTGGCCCGGGGCTTTTGGAGTCGGTTTATGAGTCTGCTTTAGTTTACGAACTGCGTGAAATGGGTTACAATGTAAATTCCCAGGTTGATCTCCCAATAAACTATAAAGGGAACAAACTTGAAAAGGGGTATCGTATTGATATATTAGTTGAAGACAAAGTAATAATTGAAATTAAATCGGTTGAAACCATGAAGAAACTGTATTTTAAACAGACTAATTCTTATCTCAAGTTGGCTAACAAAAGGTTAGGCATTTTGGTGAATTTCAACACCGAAAACATTTCAAATTCAATACAACGAGTTGCTAACAACTTATAA
- a CDS encoding citrate (Si)-synthase yields MEYIKYRFYQKANKCAKEFQRLKSEHADVVLGEVKLGQVLTGMKGIPLLVTDTSKLDPEEGIRFKGYTIPELQEKLPKINPDGEPIPEGLLYLMLIGEIPSQEDALNLSRDLATRAHVPQHTFDVIDAMPKTSKPMTQFSAAILSMATESTFQKAYRAGVNKKYFWDATYEDVMNLIARLPRIAAYIYRRQFYNSDHIEPNPRLDWAGNLAHMMGFDSEDVRRLFRLYMIIHADHEGGNVSAHTAHLVGSALSNPYYCYAAAMTGLAGPLHGLANQDVIFWIFEMIEELDTDTPTDEQVAEYCRHTLESGRVIPGYGHAVLRKTDPRFTAQQEFANKYITNDKMINLANQLYRVVPPILGSVGKIKNPWPNVDAYSGSLLYHYGIKEYTFYTVMFGVSRALGVLASLVNDRIYGMPIERPTSHPLSWFKEQAEGKKSDC; encoded by the coding sequence ATGGAATACATTAAGTACAGATTTTACCAGAAAGCGAATAAGTGCGCCAAGGAGTTCCAAAGACTCAAAAGTGAACATGCCGATGTGGTGCTCGGAGAAGTAAAACTCGGGCAAGTATTAACCGGAATGAAAGGTATACCGCTTTTGGTTACCGACACATCAAAACTCGATCCAGAAGAGGGTATCCGTTTTAAAGGATATACCATTCCTGAGTTACAGGAAAAGCTGCCAAAAATAAATCCGGATGGCGAACCCATTCCTGAAGGACTGCTTTACCTGATGCTTATCGGCGAGATCCCGTCGCAGGAAGATGCACTTAACCTGTCGAGAGACCTGGCAACACGTGCACATGTGCCGCAACATACTTTCGATGTAATTGATGCGATGCCAAAAACATCGAAGCCAATGACACAGTTCAGTGCTGCGATTCTTTCAATGGCAACCGAATCCACTTTCCAGAAAGCATACCGTGCCGGTGTAAATAAAAAATATTTCTGGGATGCCACTTACGAAGACGTAATGAACCTTATTGCACGCTTACCGCGTATAGCAGCTTACATTTACCGTCGTCAGTTTTACAACAGCGACCACATTGAGCCTAACCCACGTTTAGACTGGGCCGGTAACCTGGCGCATATGATGGGTTTCGATTCGGAAGATGTTCGTCGTTTGTTCCGTCTGTACATGATTATCCACGCCGACCACGAGGGTGGAAACGTATCGGCACACACAGCGCACCTGGTAGGTTCAGCATTAAGTAATCCATACTATTGCTATGCTGCAGCAATGACCGGTTTGGCCGGACCATTGCACGGACTGGCCAACCAGGATGTTATTTTCTGGATATTCGAAATGATAGAGGAACTGGACACCGACACACCTACCGACGAGCAGGTGGCCGAGTATTGTAGACATACGCTGGAAAGCGGCCGTGTAATTCCGGGTTACGGACACGCTGTATTGCGTAAAACCGACCCACGTTTTACCGCACAACAGGAATTTGCCAACAAGTATATCACAAACGACAAAATGATAAACCTGGCCAACCAGTTGTACCGTGTGGTTCCTCCAATCCTGGGTTCTGTCGGAAAGATCAAAAATCCATGGCCAAACGTTGATGCTTACAGCGGATCGTTGCTGTACCACTACGGAATTAAGGAATACACTTTCTATACCGTAATGTTTGGTGTATCGCGTGCATTAGGTGTACTGGCATCGTTGGTTAACGACCGCATTTACGGTATGCCAATTGAGCGCCCGACTTCGCACCCGTTGAGCTGGTTTAAAGAACAAGCTGAAGGGAAAAAATCAGATTGCTAA
- the icd gene encoding NADP-dependent isocitrate dehydrogenase: MTEKTKIVNGKLVVPDYPTIPFIEGDGIGKDISLPSQRVIDAAVAKAYGDTKKITWKEVLAGEKAYHETGSYLPDETIEAFKEYLIGIKGPLQTPVGGGIRSLNVALRQTLDLYVCVRPVRWFKGVPSPIRYPSMVDMHIFRENTEDIYAGIEYMMGEEETKKFRDFLINEMGVDKIRFPESSSFGVKPISKDGSERLTKAAIEYAIDRQLPSVTIVHKGNIMKFTEGAFKNWSYDLAETEFAEQTFTWRQYEALKKDKGELDANKALDEAKKAGKVIVKDCITDAFLQESLLHPWDHSVIATMNLNGDYVSDQLAAMVGGIGISPGANINYQSGYAIFEATHGTAPNIAGTGKANPGSLILSAVMMLEYMGWNDAAEHVYDAMEHVFAKRKVTSDLHAQMEGATLLSTSEFADAIIRNMH, translated from the coding sequence ATGACAGAAAAAACCAAAATAGTTAACGGGAAGCTGGTAGTGCCGGATTATCCGACCATTCCTTTTATCGAGGGCGATGGAATCGGAAAGGATATTAGCCTGCCATCGCAACGTGTAATCGACGCTGCTGTGGCCAAAGCCTACGGCGATACTAAAAAGATTACATGGAAAGAAGTGCTGGCCGGCGAAAAAGCTTACCACGAAACCGGAAGTTACCTGCCCGACGAAACCATTGAAGCTTTTAAAGAGTACCTCATCGGTATAAAAGGCCCGCTGCAAACGCCTGTTGGTGGTGGAATTCGTTCGCTGAACGTGGCCTTGCGCCAAACGCTCGATCTGTACGTTTGTGTGCGCCCTGTACGATGGTTTAAAGGTGTACCCTCGCCTATTCGTTACCCGTCGATGGTGGATATGCACATTTTCCGCGAAAACACCGAAGACATTTACGCAGGCATCGAATACATGATGGGCGAAGAAGAGACGAAAAAGTTTCGCGATTTTCTGATCAACGAAATGGGTGTCGACAAGATTCGTTTTCCCGAATCCTCGTCGTTTGGAGTAAAACCCATTTCAAAAGACGGATCAGAACGTTTAACAAAAGCCGCTATTGAATATGCCATCGATCGCCAGTTGCCATCGGTTACCATCGTTCATAAAGGAAACATTATGAAATTTACCGAGGGTGCCTTTAAAAACTGGAGCTACGATCTGGCAGAAACTGAATTTGCCGAACAGACTTTTACCTGGCGACAATACGAAGCCCTGAAAAAGGACAAAGGCGAACTGGATGCCAACAAAGCGTTGGACGAAGCTAAAAAAGCCGGAAAAGTGATCGTTAAAGACTGTATCACCGATGCCTTTTTACAGGAATCATTATTACACCCGTGGGATCATTCGGTAATTGCTACCATGAACCTGAACGGCGATTACGTGTCGGATCAGCTGGCAGCAATGGTGGGTGGGATTGGTATTTCGCCGGGAGCAAATATCAACTACCAAAGTGGTTACGCGATTTTTGAAGCTACTCACGGAACGGCACCAAATATTGCCGGAACCGGTAAAGCCAATCCGGGATCACTGATCCTGTCGGCGGTTATGATGTTGGAATATATGGGATGGAACGATGCAGCTGAGCACGTTTACGATGCAATGGAACACGTATTTGCAAAACGTAAAGTGACCAGCGATCTGCATGCGCAAATGGAAGGAGCAACACTGCTGTCGACTTCTGAATTTGCCGATGCCATAATCCGAAATATGCATTAA